A region of uncultured Desulfobacter sp. DNA encodes the following proteins:
- a CDS encoding arsenate reductase ArsC gives MKKKVLFVCIHNSARSQIAEAYLKKAASEVYDVFSAGLEQGTLNPIVVEAMKQDGIDISGNRTKSVTEFLDAGVEFDHVITVCDESSAEQCPVFLGKGNRMHWGFEDPSGLGGSYDEKLVRVKQIRDQIKAKVTDWVSGRI, from the coding sequence ATGAAAAAGAAAGTATTATTTGTCTGTATCCACAATTCGGCAAGAAGTCAGATAGCCGAAGCCTATCTAAAAAAAGCCGCCTCAGAGGTATATGACGTATTCAGCGCCGGCCTTGAACAGGGAACCCTGAACCCGATTGTGGTTGAGGCTATGAAACAGGACGGAATCGATATTTCAGGAAACCGGACTAAGTCGGTCACTGAATTCCTGGATGCCGGCGTGGAATTTGACCATGTCATCACTGTTTGCGATGAATCATCTGCTGAACAATGCCCGGTCTTTTTAGGCAAGGGAAATCGGATGCACTGGGGATTTGAAGATCCTTCAGGTCTTGGGGGCTCTTATGATGAAAAACTAGTCCGGGTAAAGCAGATCAGGGATCAAATCAAAGCCAAGGTCACGGACTGGGTGTCAGGCCGTATTTGA
- a CDS encoding amino acid ABC transporter permease, translating into MFCSKKQKQLKAGLIPGIIVCLAVAVLVTGYHHLDYNWQWYRVRPYFFSFEEGRFVHGPLLSGLVITLKISGLGLVFALLIGVVSALARLSSFPVLRAMSFAYVEVIRNTPLLIQIFVIYFVISPVLDMSAFFSAVTALSLFEGAYSSEIIRAGILGIPKGQIEAAMSLGIAPKDIYIRVIFPQLLPQTLPMLAGQGVSLIKDSALVSTISIYDLTMQGQKIVSQTFLTFEIWFTVALCYLFINAVLSFIIRRFENKTRRIS; encoded by the coding sequence ATGTTTTGTTCCAAGAAACAGAAACAGCTGAAAGCCGGATTAATTCCCGGTATAATCGTGTGCCTTGCCGTCGCTGTTCTGGTGACAGGGTATCATCATCTTGATTATAACTGGCAATGGTATCGCGTCAGGCCCTATTTTTTTTCTTTTGAGGAGGGGCGGTTTGTCCATGGTCCTCTTCTAAGCGGCCTGGTGATCACCTTGAAAATTTCCGGCCTGGGTCTGGTGTTTGCCCTGCTGATAGGTGTGGTGTCAGCCCTTGCCAGGTTGTCGTCGTTTCCTGTTTTAAGGGCCATGTCCTTTGCCTATGTCGAAGTGATCAGGAATACGCCCCTGTTAATTCAGATCTTTGTTATCTATTTTGTCATTTCGCCGGTTTTGGATATGTCAGCATTTTTTTCAGCAGTCACAGCCTTAAGCTTGTTTGAAGGGGCATATTCATCGGAAATTATCCGGGCCGGGATTCTTGGTATCCCCAAAGGCCAGATTGAAGCGGCCATGAGTCTTGGGATCGCACCAAAAGATATTTACATCAGGGTGATCTTTCCCCAGCTGCTGCCCCAGACACTGCCCATGCTGGCAGGCCAGGGGGTGTCTCTGATCAAGGATTCAGCCCTGGTCAGCACCATTTCCATTTATGATCTGACCATGCAGGGCCAGAAAATTGTGTCGCAAACTTTTTTAACCTTTGAAATATGGTTTACTGTGGCTTTATGCTACCTTTTTATTAATGCTGTTCTTTCTTTTATAATCAGAAGATTTGAAAATAAAACAAGGAGAATATCATGA
- a CDS encoding rubredoxin-like domain-containing protein, producing MTTKKWQCSVCKYIHAGDEPPEKCPVCGVDKSKFVPFEDDSAADTPPVEPAAEKNTTDTAGGISLEDKNRWEVYWEKAVELSLKHHIHPISVHLPNGVIPVAVILFVLAWLSGSEMLAKAGFINLVFILLSLPLVGLTGFVEWQRKYKQAQTPLFKMKIAAASLTAVCCLISFIWYLVNPEILGSSQAWLFVLINLLMLAAAGVAGHMGGKLVFKE from the coding sequence ATGACAACGAAAAAATGGCAATGCTCTGTATGTAAATACATTCATGCAGGAGACGAACCCCCTGAAAAATGTCCGGTATGCGGCGTCGATAAAAGCAAGTTTGTTCCTTTTGAAGATGATTCTGCTGCAGATACACCACCGGTTGAACCGGCAGCCGAAAAAAACACCACCGATACAGCCGGCGGCATATCCCTGGAAGACAAGAACCGGTGGGAAGTCTACTGGGAAAAGGCGGTTGAACTCAGTCTTAAACACCACATCCATCCCATATCGGTTCATCTTCCCAACGGCGTCATCCCCGTGGCCGTAATTCTGTTCGTTCTGGCCTGGTTGTCCGGTTCGGAAATGCTGGCCAAGGCCGGGTTTATCAATCTGGTATTTATTCTTCTTTCCCTGCCTCTGGTTGGGTTGACCGGCTTTGTTGAATGGCAAAGAAAATACAAACAGGCACAGACACCCCTTTTTAAAATGAAAATTGCCGCTGCTTCGTTAACTGCAGTCTGCTGTCTGATTTCTTTTATCTGGTACCTGGTCAATCCCGAGATATTGGGATCATCCCAGGCCTGGCTGTTTGTCTTGATCAATCTGCTGATGCTTGCAGCAGCAGGCGTGGCCGGACACATGGGCGGAAAGCTGGTTTTCAAGGAATAA
- a CDS encoding transporter substrate-binding domain-containing protein: MKKILVVLMILTGILSPAAFAGETGSQGFKESIIETIQKRKVMKVGMSTFVPWAMKDKQGRLIGYEIDVAKKLASDMGVEVEFIPTAWSGIIPALLTGKFDVIIGGMGITPQRNLKVNFTRPYEFSGMSMVAHKVKAQGFSTLEDFNKADVAIAVRMGTTAEQAARIYMPKASLKLFENESQALQELNLGRVHAVVSSAPMPLFHALKYPDKLFVPLKENFTNEPIGFALRKGDPDALNYFNNWILTMNAQGFLKERQDYWFGSKGWESLVK; encoded by the coding sequence ATGAAAAAAATACTGGTTGTACTGATGATTTTAACGGGCATTCTATCTCCCGCTGCTTTTGCCGGAGAAACCGGTTCCCAGGGGTTCAAAGAAAGTATCATCGAAACCATTCAAAAGCGCAAGGTTATGAAGGTCGGCATGTCCACGTTTGTTCCCTGGGCCATGAAAGATAAACAGGGCAGGCTGATCGGCTATGAGATTGATGTGGCGAAAAAACTTGCATCTGATATGGGTGTTGAGGTTGAATTTATACCCACTGCCTGGTCCGGCATCATTCCTGCCCTTTTAACCGGGAAATTTGATGTGATTATCGGCGGCATGGGCATTACGCCCCAGAGAAATTTAAAGGTCAATTTTACCCGGCCCTATGAATTTTCCGGCATGTCCATGGTGGCACATAAGGTCAAGGCCCAGGGCTTTTCAACACTTGAAGACTTCAATAAAGCCGATGTGGCCATTGCTGTGAGAATGGGCACAACAGCAGAGCAGGCGGCAAGGATTTATATGCCCAAAGCCAGTCTCAAATTGTTTGAAAACGAGAGCCAGGCATTGCAGGAACTCAATTTAGGGCGGGTTCATGCCGTGGTCTCCTCTGCGCCCATGCCTTTGTTTCATGCCTTGAAATATCCTGACAAACTTTTTGTTCCTTTAAAGGAGAATTTTACCAATGAGCCCATTGGATTTGCCTTGAGAAAAGGTGATCCTGATGCCTTGAACTATTTTAACAATTGGATCTTAACCATGAATGCCCAGGGTTTTCTAAAGGAAAGACAGGACTACTGGTTTGGCTCCAAGGGCTGGGAATCCCTTGTTAAATAG
- a CDS encoding methyl-accepting chemotaxis protein: MGKLTSMTLGKKIGGGFGIVLFLLVIVALVAWSNSSDMLKGFMEYRELARETNLTGRIQANMLMVRMNTKDFIITASQKDIEEFHNYFEKMHGFIEEAQKATTDTERAKAIRYISKDVQEYKTAFNKMTAIRKERDRLVRDVLNVTGSENERNLTQIMSSAQKDGNGDAGYQAGISMRGILLARLYVMKFLNTTSQADADRAMQEIEKNDEQLDKLDRILRDPERRALLEKVKTGDSQYHQAFIKIKDETFECNTIIAEKLDRIGPEIAKTVEEIKLSVKTAQDELGTKLQAESHRAVFILMAISLIALVAGIGLSFIITRSIIKPILKAVSFAEHISQGDLCQTLDIKQQDEVGALASALNTMAAGLRGICDNISSGVETLSSSSTELSVISEQLASGAEQTSQKSGSVAADAEEMSSDMNSIAAASEQASTNVQMVAAASEEMSATISEIARNTEQGRISTSRAVEQATAVSNRVGDLGKAATDVGKVTETINEIAEQTNLLALNATIEAARAGEAGKGFAVVAEEIKALARQTAEATQDISTKINSIQGSTDSTISEISQIQEVINEINEIVNTIAAAVEEQAAATKEVADNVGQAATGIQNVNQNVAKSATVSENIAGSMMEINQAAKDMADGSVQVNQSAGELSKLSEELRQVVNQFKI; encoded by the coding sequence ATGGGTAAACTGACAAGCATGACTCTTGGAAAAAAAATTGGAGGCGGGTTCGGCATCGTTCTTTTTCTTCTGGTGATCGTGGCACTGGTGGCATGGAGTAACAGCAGCGATATGCTGAAAGGATTTATGGAATACCGGGAATTAGCCAGGGAGACCAACCTGACAGGCCGGATTCAGGCCAACATGCTCATGGTGCGCATGAACACCAAGGATTTCATTATTACAGCCAGCCAAAAGGATATCGAAGAGTTCCACAACTACTTTGAAAAAATGCACGGATTCATTGAAGAGGCCCAAAAAGCAACGACGGATACGGAAAGAGCAAAGGCAATTCGTTATATCAGCAAGGACGTACAGGAATACAAAACGGCTTTCAACAAAATGACAGCGATACGTAAGGAGCGTGATCGTCTTGTCAGAGATGTGTTGAATGTAACCGGCTCCGAGAATGAAAGAAACCTGACTCAAATCATGAGTTCCGCCCAAAAGGATGGAAATGGTGACGCCGGTTACCAGGCTGGGATCAGCATGCGCGGCATACTGTTGGCACGGCTTTATGTCATGAAATTCTTGAACACCACAAGTCAGGCTGATGCGGATCGGGCCATGCAGGAAATAGAAAAAAATGATGAACAACTTGATAAGCTGGACAGGATTTTGCGAGACCCGGAACGGCGGGCATTGCTTGAAAAGGTCAAGACCGGGGATTCCCAATACCACCAGGCATTTATCAAGATAAAAGATGAAACCTTTGAATGCAATACAATCATTGCCGAAAAATTGGACCGCATCGGTCCTGAAATCGCAAAGACAGTTGAAGAGATAAAGCTGTCCGTCAAAACAGCCCAGGACGAATTGGGGACAAAACTGCAGGCGGAAAGCCATCGGGCTGTATTTATTCTGATGGCGATATCTTTGATTGCGCTTGTGGCAGGTATCGGCCTATCTTTTATCATCACCCGCAGCATTATCAAGCCCATATTAAAGGCTGTTTCATTTGCCGAACATATTTCCCAGGGCGATCTCTGCCAGACACTGGACATTAAACAACAGGATGAGGTGGGTGCCCTGGCATCTGCGCTCAATACGATGGCAGCCGGCCTGAGAGGGATATGCGATAATATTTCCAGCGGCGTGGAAACATTGTCATCGTCTTCCACCGAGTTGTCGGTCATCTCCGAACAGCTGGCTTCCGGAGCCGAGCAGACGTCCCAGAAATCCGGCTCAGTGGCAGCGGATGCAGAAGAGATGAGCAGTGACATGAACAGTATTGCTGCGGCCTCGGAGCAGGCGTCCACAAATGTTCAAATGGTTGCCGCAGCCTCCGAGGAGATGAGCGCCACCATCAGCGAAATCGCCAGAAATACGGAACAAGGCCGTATCAGTACGTCCAGGGCCGTTGAACAGGCCACGGCCGTATCAAACCGGGTGGGGGACTTGGGCAAAGCAGCCACGGATGTGGGCAAGGTCACAGAAACCATCAATGAAATTGCGGAACAGACCAATCTGCTGGCATTGAATGCCACCATAGAGGCGGCCCGGGCAGGCGAAGCCGGCAAAGGGTTTGCTGTGGTGGCAGAAGAAATAAAGGCCCTGGCAAGACAGACTGCGGAAGCAACCCAAGATATCAGCACCAAGATTAACAGTATCCAGGGTTCTACCGACAGCACCATCTCCGAGATCAGCCAGATTCAGGAAGTGATCAATGAGATTAATGAAATCGTGAACACCATCGCCGCAGCAGTTGAAGAACAGGCAGCTGCCACCAAAGAGGTTGCAGACAATGTAGGCCAGGCAGCCACGGGTATTCAGAACGTCAATCAGAATGTGGCAAAAAGCGCTACCGTATCCGAAAATATCGCCGGCAGCATGATGGAAATAAACCAGGCGGCCAAAGATATGGCCGACGGCAGTGTGCAGGTGAATCAGAGTGCCGGTGAACTCTCCAAGCTGTCAGAAGAACTCAGGCAGGTGGTAAATCAGTTCAAAATATAA
- a CDS encoding HDOD domain-containing protein encodes MGIIKPVTGFKIGIPLLSSVYLIHEREKEIAASQANSIERYNSETLLDDLMDIGVPVDINDALVLEQIQNENYICIDENDWYYEEQLGAILIKLFSLIYPTMPGLNLIAYFNQTAEEVESGRKTLDLAIDQISRQLQSEGIPLDLSRLNKNYLPGLKKLLTTLSGQTPPPKRKHQLVHVVKGREKKRAQALETILNQMAARPYLPVLPLNEELVKNQINQKFSTNLDISEIILSDVAMVLNILKAVNLKSSIKKIGTISHAIMLLGHEELKEIVNQFVSLSTIEDPDYRAEFENNYFSAFMGYRVAVNYLSKRDIKDFEEISTCAMIHNLGQIIVLSYHPEAYFEVERLMETKKFNKRKAARQVIGTTYDSVGIHFASQWGFPFSVVESLKTCYFNRVGKTKDDVLVNFPFCATELCAFAGGVLDQKQTRRLRELINSLNMFSKDISTLIDKAWSDTTRFSSDHGINVKKKSLSKIAATG; translated from the coding sequence ATGGGCATAATAAAGCCGGTTACAGGTTTCAAAATCGGTATCCCCCTGCTGTCAAGCGTATACCTTATCCACGAACGCGAAAAAGAGATCGCTGCGTCCCAGGCCAACAGTATTGAAAGATATAACAGTGAAACCCTGCTGGATGACCTTATGGACATCGGTGTCCCCGTTGATATCAACGACGCCCTTGTCCTGGAACAAATTCAAAACGAAAACTATATCTGTATTGATGAAAATGACTGGTATTATGAAGAACAGCTGGGCGCAATTTTAATAAAGTTATTCAGCCTGATCTATCCGACCATGCCCGGACTTAACCTCATTGCCTATTTCAACCAGACAGCCGAAGAGGTAGAATCGGGAAGAAAAACCCTTGATCTTGCCATCGATCAGATTAGTAGACAATTACAAAGTGAAGGTATTCCCCTTGATTTATCCCGATTAAACAAAAACTATCTGCCTGGTTTAAAGAAGCTCCTGACGACCCTCTCAGGACAGACACCGCCCCCAAAAAGGAAACACCAGCTGGTCCATGTGGTCAAAGGACGGGAGAAAAAAAGAGCCCAGGCACTGGAGACGATTTTAAACCAGATGGCGGCCAGACCCTACCTGCCGGTTCTTCCTTTAAATGAGGAGTTGGTTAAAAACCAGATCAACCAGAAATTTTCAACCAACCTGGATATTTCGGAAATCATTTTAAGCGATGTGGCAATGGTTTTAAATATATTAAAGGCGGTAAACCTAAAGTCCTCCATAAAGAAAATAGGAACCATCTCCCACGCCATCATGCTTCTTGGCCATGAGGAACTCAAAGAGATCGTTAACCAGTTTGTCTCCCTTTCAACCATTGAAGACCCCGACTACCGTGCGGAATTTGAAAACAATTATTTCAGCGCCTTTATGGGATACCGCGTTGCCGTAAATTACCTTTCCAAACGTGACATAAAAGATTTTGAGGAAATTTCCACTTGCGCCATGATTCATAACCTTGGCCAGATCATCGTTCTTTCCTATCACCCTGAAGCTTATTTTGAAGTAGAACGTCTCATGGAGACAAAAAAATTTAATAAAAGAAAAGCTGCAAGGCAAGTCATTGGCACGACCTACGACAGCGTCGGTATTCACTTTGCCAGTCAATGGGGCTTTCCCTTCAGCGTTGTTGAAAGTCTAAAAACCTGTTACTTCAACCGCGTGGGCAAAACCAAAGATGATGTGCTCGTCAACTTCCCTTTTTGCGCCACGGAGCTTTGCGCATTTGCCGGTGGGGTCCTGGACCAGAAACAGACCCGGCGTCTCAGGGAGCTGATCAACAGCCTGAATATGTTTTCAAAAGATATTTCAACGCTTATTGACAAAGCATGGTCCGACACCACCCGTTTTTCAAGTGATCACGGCATCAATGTAAAAAAAAAATCTTTGTCTAAAATTGCTGCGACCGGATAG
- a CDS encoding amino acid ABC transporter permease, translating to MLNRPCRRFTLVDAAAVLLIAAAVCLFFWRMKTLLDYRWEWQAIPQYFLFRDANTGHLRANILLKGFFTTVKLSIWAMIPAFFLGVVSGIMGASKSRINRIVSSLYVETMRNIPSLVLVILFYYFISSQFLDLLALDQWLRQQPGAIKKIFQILLGDHGTVNTFLSAIAALAIYEGAYISEIIRGGINAVPAGQREAARALGLSGLQTFGAVILPQAVKKVASPLAGQFISTVKDSAIMSVISVQELTFQGMELMSATFLTFEIWITITGLYFVLTFTLSRSVAALNSRASDSGAQ from the coding sequence TTGTTAAATAGACCGTGCCGCAGATTTACCCTGGTGGATGCCGCTGCGGTCCTTTTGATTGCAGCGGCTGTATGTCTGTTTTTCTGGAGAATGAAGACCCTTCTGGACTATAGATGGGAGTGGCAGGCGATCCCCCAATATTTTTTGTTCCGGGATGCAAACACAGGACATCTGAGAGCCAACATCCTGCTCAAAGGCTTTTTCACCACCGTGAAGCTCAGTATATGGGCCATGATTCCCGCTTTTTTCCTGGGTGTCGTTTCCGGCATCATGGGGGCGTCAAAATCACGGATCAACCGCATTGTGAGCAGCCTTTATGTGGAAACCATGCGAAATATTCCTTCTTTGGTTCTGGTCATACTTTTCTACTATTTTATATCCAGTCAGTTCCTGGACCTGCTTGCCCTGGACCAATGGCTCAGACAACAGCCCGGAGCCATAAAGAAAATTTTTCAAATTCTGCTTGGCGACCATGGCACCGTCAACACATTTTTGTCTGCCATTGCAGCCCTGGCAATTTATGAAGGTGCTTATATATCTGAAATCATCAGGGGCGGCATCAATGCCGTCCCTGCAGGTCAACGGGAAGCTGCCAGGGCATTGGGACTTTCCGGACTCCAGACCTTTGGCGCGGTGATCCTGCCCCAGGCTGTCAAAAAGGTCGCCTCTCCCCTGGCAGGCCAGTTCATTTCCACTGTCAAAGATTCTGCCATTATGTCCGTCATTTCAGTTCAGGAACTCACCTTCCAGGGGATGGAACTTATGTCCGCCACATTTCTTACCTTTGAAATATGGATCACCATTACCGGGCTTTATTTTGTCCTGACCTTTACCTTGTCCCGGTCTGTTGCAGCCCTTAACTCCAGGGCTTCAGACTCAGGAGCGCAATAA
- a CDS encoding methyl-accepting chemotaxis protein: MKLNIGTKVNLLIVVSLLLVGGAGLGLSVSALNKEKKLTIEEFRKEAIHERRMFLKSLIDSAYAMAKDRLDSSRDKETVRKYFGNQAKSAVNQAFSFLEADCKKVVSMDEKTKKQASLVVLDNMRWGPDNREYLWVHSIDGDMIHHPMKPSLDGKNILGMKDPDGKELFKEMNEIVKKDGEGFVSYKWPKPGFDTPQDKISYVKLFKPWGWVLGSGIYLEFTEEQFKQAALTSIGAVRYGKDSSGYYFIYDSKGNCILHPPKPEWHGTNKLDLKDNKGNFIIREMIKAGNSNRTGGYFEYYFPRPGSDEPLPKLSICRKLEGWDWYIATGVYTDDVDNMIEKQKSVIHKQVSKTIVNLSAILLGIILISLIVSYIVVAKGIVAPIRSMIDMLKDVAQGEGDLTKRIEDNSGDETQELAKWFNVFIENIQQIIAGTKSDIVVLNESSSKLASISSQMEISVEDTSGRLETVAKTSGEMSDKMGSMAVAMEEASSNISMISSAAEEMRATIDEIAKSTEKARDITISAVSQTRNASERVGDLGQAAREIFNVVETITDISAQVNLLALNATIEAARAGEAGKGFAVVANEIKGLAGQTSEASDEIKQKVTGIQSSTQGAVQEISSITQVVNEVNDIVSTIAAAVSQQAATTGDIAENVSQASVGIEAVNENVAHTSTMAKGVAGEVAQAHESSSQMADSGSEIKKNANELSSMAKKLSQVMNKFKV, translated from the coding sequence GTGAAACTGAACATCGGCACAAAGGTAAATCTATTAATCGTTGTAAGTCTGCTGCTTGTGGGGGGGGCAGGCCTTGGTTTATCGGTTTCGGCGCTGAACAAAGAAAAGAAATTGACCATAGAGGAATTTCGTAAAGAGGCCATTCATGAAAGGCGCATGTTTTTAAAATCCCTGATTGATTCTGCGTATGCCATGGCAAAAGACCGGCTTGATTCATCCAGGGATAAAGAAACCGTCCGTAAATATTTTGGCAACCAAGCTAAATCTGCTGTGAATCAAGCATTTTCATTTTTGGAGGCAGACTGCAAAAAAGTTGTTTCCATGGATGAAAAGACCAAAAAACAGGCATCACTGGTGGTTCTGGACAATATGCGGTGGGGGCCCGACAACAGGGAATATCTGTGGGTTCACAGTATTGACGGAGATATGATCCACCACCCCATGAAACCATCCTTGGATGGGAAAAATATTCTGGGGATGAAAGATCCTGACGGCAAGGAACTTTTCAAAGAGATGAATGAAATTGTCAAAAAAGACGGGGAAGGATTTGTCAGTTATAAATGGCCCAAGCCCGGATTTGATACCCCCCAGGATAAAATATCCTATGTTAAATTGTTCAAGCCATGGGGATGGGTTCTTGGCAGCGGGATCTATCTTGAGTTTACGGAAGAACAATTTAAGCAGGCGGCACTGACCAGTATCGGCGCCGTGAGATATGGCAAAGACAGTAGCGGCTACTATTTCATTTATGACTCCAAAGGAAACTGCATTCTGCATCCACCCAAACCTGAATGGCACGGGACGAACAAACTGGACTTAAAGGATAACAAAGGCAATTTTATTATCCGGGAAATGATTAAAGCGGGCAACTCAAATCGGACCGGGGGATATTTTGAATACTATTTCCCCAGACCGGGTTCAGACGAGCCCCTTCCAAAGCTTTCTATTTGCCGGAAACTTGAGGGCTGGGACTGGTATATCGCCACAGGTGTCTATACGGACGATGTGGATAACATGATAGAAAAGCAAAAAAGTGTTATCCACAAACAGGTATCAAAAACCATTGTGAATTTATCTGCGATTCTTCTGGGAATTATACTGATTTCTTTGATTGTGTCCTACATCGTGGTCGCCAAGGGTATTGTTGCCCCCATACGTTCCATGATTGACATGCTCAAGGATGTTGCCCAGGGAGAAGGGGATCTGACCAAAAGAATAGAAGATAATTCAGGAGACGAAACCCAGGAGCTGGCCAAGTGGTTCAATGTCTTTATCGAGAATATACAGCAGATAATCGCCGGTACAAAATCCGATATTGTTGTACTCAATGAATCGTCTTCAAAACTGGCATCCATTTCCAGCCAGATGGAGATATCTGTGGAAGACACATCAGGCAGGCTGGAAACCGTTGCAAAAACATCCGGTGAGATGAGCGACAAGATGGGTTCCATGGCTGTGGCCATGGAAGAAGCATCTTCAAATATCAGCATGATCTCCTCTGCAGCAGAAGAGATGCGGGCCACCATTGACGAAATCGCAAAAAGCACGGAAAAGGCCAGGGACATAACTATCAGCGCCGTGAGCCAGACCCGGAATGCATCAGAGCGGGTTGGCGATCTGGGCCAGGCAGCCAGGGAAATATTCAATGTGGTTGAAACCATAACGGATATTTCAGCCCAGGTGAACCTTCTGGCGTTAAATGCCACCATTGAGGCGGCAAGGGCAGGTGAAGCCGGTAAAGGCTTTGCCGTTGTGGCCAATGAGATCAAGGGCCTGGCAGGACAGACCTCCGAAGCGTCCGACGAGATCAAACAAAAAGTTACCGGGATACAGAGTTCAACCCAGGGAGCGGTTCAGGAAATCAGCAGCATTACACAGGTGGTAAACGAGGTTAATGACATTGTATCCACCATCGCCGCGGCAGTTTCCCAGCAAGCGGCGACCACAGGAGATATCGCTGAAAATGTATCCCAGGCATCCGTAGGCATTGAGGCTGTTAATGAAAATGTCGCCCATACCTCAACAATGGCCAAGGGCGTCGCAGGTGAAGTTGCCCAGGCCCATGAATCTTCTTCCCAGATGGCTGACTCGGGATCAGAAATCAAGAAAAATGCCAACGAACTCTCAAGTATGGCTAAAAAACTTTCTCAAGTGATGAATAAATTTAAAGTATGA
- a CDS encoding TIGR01777 family oxidoreductase: MKTVLITGASGFVGQTLSQRFLEKGWQVFGIGTSPHHPLSDTHDHFSWTSADTSLPGTWQDLVAKSDVIVNLAGRNIFKPWTAAYKKAIYDSRIQTTKHLVDAMPSTFHGQLLNASAAGFYGDRGDTPLTETESYGTGFLARVCRDWEEQAQRASSKGAKVAVMRFGVVLGSGGALTVMAKAFRMFAGGPLGSGKQWFPWIHLDDLIRGIFFLAEHNAQGIYNFTGPVPIRQKDFAKELGRVLYRPAFMPAPALFIRLFMGQLGDSFLCSQKSLPAALEIAGFRFEYDTAGRALEQIYK; encoded by the coding sequence ATGAAAACGGTTTTAATCACCGGTGCTTCCGGATTTGTGGGACAAACCCTTTCACAAAGATTTCTGGAGAAAGGCTGGCAGGTATTTGGAATCGGCACATCGCCACACCACCCCCTGTCTGATACCCATGACCATTTTTCCTGGACCAGTGCCGACACCTCTTTGCCGGGAACCTGGCAGGACCTTGTGGCGAAATCTGATGTCATTGTCAATCTGGCGGGCAGAAACATTTTCAAGCCCTGGACAGCGGCATACAAAAAAGCCATTTATGACTCCAGAATTCAGACCACAAAACACCTGGTGGATGCCATGCCCAGTACCTTTCACGGCCAGTTGCTCAATGCATCTGCGGCAGGATTTTATGGTGACCGGGGTGATACACCTTTGACTGAGACAGAATCGTATGGAACCGGGTTTCTGGCCCGGGTGTGCCGGGACTGGGAGGAACAAGCCCAAAGAGCGTCATCAAAAGGCGCAAAGGTGGCGGTGATGAGATTCGGAGTGGTTCTTGGTTCCGGCGGAGCCCTTACCGTAATGGCCAAAGCGTTCAGGATGTTTGCGGGCGGTCCCCTGGGGTCCGGGAAACAGTGGTTCCCATGGATTCATCTGGATGACCTGATCCGGGGCATCTTCTTTTTAGCGGAACATAATGCCCAGGGAATTTACAATTTCACGGGCCCGGTCCCCATCCGCCAAAAGGATTTTGCCAAAGAACTGGGCCGGGTCTTGTACCGCCCGGCATTCATGCCGGCCCCGGCTTTGTTTATCAGACTTTTTATGGGGCAACTTGGGGATTCGTTCCTCTGCAGCCAGAAAAGCCTTCCTGCCGCCCTGGAAATTGCCGGATTCCGGTTTGAATATGACACCGCAGGACGGGCATTGGAACAGATATATAAATAG